The window GCTGATGTTTGGGAGTTTGATGATGTTGGCTTCCGGTGTTTTCGCCAGCTCACCCAGATAGGCCAGGTCATCCTCCTGCTTCTGCTCCTGGGTCAGATTTTCCGGGAAGCTGGCAATGATTCTGCCGGCAAGGGAAATATCCCTGGTTTCAACACTAATGCCTGCAGTTTTTGTAAAAGTATTTACAATTGGCAATAGGGAGTATGTTGCTAAGGCAGGCGCCTCATCTGTTTTGGTGTAAATGATTCTTGGTGCTTGTGTTGCCATTTTATAATTGATTTTACTTTATGATGTTCTCCTTCTGTTGTGCTTTGGAAGGATTCATGCTACTGTATTTAAAAAATTTAATGCTGCTCTTTAGCTGCTTATTTATTATTTGCCTATCTACCGTCCATTAGTAAAGCTAGTGCCTTAAACTCTGCGGTTACTGGATGTACACTAAGAAAGCTACCTGCACAAGAATGACCGAAAGCTGTGGGGTAATTGCTTATTTTGTTGTTGACTCTGTCGTTTTACATTCATCTGCTTATCTACCACAGGAGCTTGATGTTTTGATATTTATGAAAATTACCATCCTTCGAGATAATCATTAATTTCTCAAATTTTGCCTGTGCAATAATGATCCGGTCAATAGGATCTCTATGCTGATCCTCAAGATCCATAGTTTCCAAAATATGCTCAAAGGCAATAGGGAGTAGGGAGTAATTCAATGTAACTCTTAGCCAGGTGTATAGACAATTCCTGAAAGTCGAACTGCAGGTCCAGCTTGCCTAATTTAATTTTAATTGCCATCTCCCATAGGGAGGCTATACTAATGAAGCACCTGTTCTGCGGGTCAGCAATGGCCTTTCTAGCTTTTATGGAAAGCTGTTCATCTCCGTTCAGGAACCAAAGGAGTACATGAGTATCGAGCAGGTACGAATTATCCACTACATATAATCCTTAAAATCTTCCATTGGATCATCAAAGTCCTCTGCCATTTTGATTTTACCTTTTAAGCTACCAAAAGTTCTGGGCTTTTTGCCGGGTCCTTTTTTGTTCTTTGTTTGAAGGAACTCAACAAAGTCAAGCACCTCCTTTTTTAGGTTTTCAGGGAGAGCACTGATCTTGTTATATAGGCTTACATTGTTCATATACCAATTTAACTATTTA of the Flammeovirgaceae bacterium 311 genome contains:
- a CDS encoding hypothetical protein (COG3744 Uncharacterized protein conserved in bacteria), whose protein sequence is MDLEDQHRDPIDRIIIAQAKFEKLMIISKDGNFHKYQNIKLLW
- a CDS encoding hypothetical protein (COG3744 Uncharacterized protein conserved in bacteria); this translates as MDNSYLLDTHVLLWFLNGDEQLSIKARKAIADPQNRCFISIASLWEMAIKIKLGKLDLQFDFQELSIHLAKSYIELLPTPYCL
- a CDS encoding hypothetical protein (COG5559 Uncharacterized conserved small protein), with amino-acid sequence MNNVSLYNKISALPENLKKEVLDFVEFLQTKNKKGPGKKPRTFGSLKGKIKMAEDFDDPMEDFKDYM